The Pseudomonadota bacterium DNA segment ATAATGTAACTATCATTGTTGAGCTTGTTACCCCCATTGCCCTTGAGAAAGAACTCCGTTTTGCTATAAGGGAAGGTGGAAAGACTGTTGGAGCCGGCGTTGTCACTGAGATTATAGAGTAGAGGGGAAAAAGATGAGGCAGAGAATCAGGATATGCCTGAAGGCCTTTGATCATGGATTGCTTGATCAATCGGTAAAAGAAATAGTGGATGCTGCAAAGAAAACCGGG contains these protein-coding regions:
- a CDS encoding elongation factor Tu, whose amino-acid sequence is NVTIIVELVTPIALEKELRFAIREGGKTVGAGVVTEIIE